The following proteins are encoded in a genomic region of Sesamum indicum cultivar Zhongzhi No. 13 linkage group LG8, S_indicum_v1.0, whole genome shotgun sequence:
- the LOC105169658 gene encoding very-long-chain (3R)-3-hydroxyacyl-CoA dehydratase PASTICCINO 2, which translates to MAGMFSSIRRFYLILYNWILFLGWLQVFYLAVKTLRESGHQSVYAAVDKPLILAQSAALLEIFHSLIGIVRSPVSATLPQVSSRLYVTWGILYSFPEIRTHFLVASLVISWSITEIIRYSFFGVKEVFGFTPSWLLWLRYSTFLLLYPSGITSEVGLIYYALPYMRESGKYSIRMPNKWNFAFDYYYNALVILGFYVPGSPHMYGYMLGQRKKALSKSKAE; encoded by the coding sequence ATGGCCGGAATGTTCTCCTCTATTCGCCGATTCTACCTCATCCTCTATAACTGGATACTTTTCTTGGGATGGCTCCAGGTCTTTTACCTCGCCGTCAAAACTCTCAGAGAATCCGGCCACCAATCCGTGTACGCTGCCGTCGACAAGCCCCTCATTCTCGCGCAATCCGCCGCTCTCCTCGAAATCTTCCACAGCTTAATTGGGATCGTCAGATCTCCGGTGAGCGCTACTCTTCCGCAGGTCAGTTCCAGGTTGTACGTAACATGGGGTATCCTGTACAGCTTCCCAGAAATCCGGACCCATTTCCTCGTCGCGTCTTTGGTGATTAGCTGGTCAATCACCGAAATTATCAGGTACTCGTTTTTCGGGGTCAAGGAAGTTTTCGGGTTTACACCTTCCTGGCTGCTTTGGCTGAGGTACAGCACGTTCCTTTTATTGTACCCTTCGGGCATCACTAGTGAGGTGGGTTTGATATACTATGCGCTGCCTTATATGAGGGAATCCGGGAAATACAGCATCAGGATGCCCAATAAGTGGAATTTCGCgtttgattattattacaatgCACTTGTGATTCTTGGGTTCTATGTCCCGGGCAGTCCTCATATGTATGGATATATGTTGGGGCAGAGGAAAAAAGCTCTCTCCAAGTCTAAAGCTGAGTAG
- the LOC105169655 gene encoding glucose-1-phosphate adenylyltransferase large subunit 1 has translation MDSCATLKPTAHLGNLSKGGFGNGEKGIWGEKIRGSLSSCGWANQLGRSLSLENKGRKIKPGVAYSVLTRENNKETVTVQTPIPERRRANPKNVAAIILGGGAGKHLFPLTNRAATPAVPVGGCYRLIDIPMSNCINSGINKIFVLTQFNSASLNRHISRTYTGNGISFGDGFVEVLAATQTAGETGNRWFQGTADAVRQFIWLFEDAKAKDIDNVLILSGDHLYRMDYMDFVQNHIDRNADLTLSCAPVDDSRASSFGLVKIDSRGRITQFSEKPRGSDKKAMQVDTSIIGLSPQEALRSPYIASMGVYAFKTNVLLKLLRWSYPTANDFGSEIIPAAVKEQNVQAYIFRDYWEDIGTIKSFYDANLALTDEFPKFEFYDPKTPFYTSPRFLPPTKIDNCKIKDAIISHGCFLRECIVEHSIVGERSRLDSGVELKDSLMMGADYYQTESEIASLLAQGKVPMGIGRNTKIRNCIIDKNARIGKDVIIKNKDGVQEADRPEEGFYIRSGITIIVEKATISDGTVI, from the exons ATGGATTCTTGTGCAACATTGAAACCCACAGCCCATTTGGGAAATCTGAGCAAAGGTGGTTTTGGTAATGGAGAAAAGGGAATTTGGGGAGAGAAGATTAGAGGAAGTCTGAGTAGTTGTGGTTGGGCTAATCAACTGGGGAGAAGTTTGAGCCTTGAGAATAAGGGGAGGAAAATCAAACCTGGGGTTGCTTATTCTGTTCTCACCAGAGAGAACAACAAAGAAACAGTG ACAGTACAAACACCAATACCAGAGAGGCGAAGGGCGAATCCGAAAAATGTGGCTGCAATCATTCTTGGAGGAGGTGCGGGCAAGCACCTTTTCCCACTTACAAACAGAGCTGCAACTCCAGCT GTTCCAGTGGGAGGTTGCTATAGGCTGATTGACATCCCGATGAGCAACTGTATCAACAGTGGCATTAACAAGATCTTTGTGCTGACCCAGTTCAATTCTGCTTCTCTGAATCGGCACATCTCTCGCACTTACACTGGAAATGGCATCAGCTTTGGTGATGGGTTTGTCGAG GTTTTGGCTGCGACTCAAACGGCAGGAGAAACAGGTAACCGATGGTTCCAGGGGACAGCTGATGCTGTTAGGCAATTTATATGGTTATTTGAG GATGCCAAGGCAAAAGATATTGATAACGTATTGATTCTATCAGGGGATCATCTTTACAGGATGGACTACATGGACTTTGTACAG AACCACATCGATCGAAATGCTGACCTCACACTTTCATGTGCACCAGTTGACGACAG CCGAGCGTCGTCTTTTGGACTGGTGAAGATCGACAGCAGAGGTCGGATAACCCAATTCTCCGAAAAACCTAGGGGCTCTGATAAGAAAGCAATG CAAGTAGATACTTCTATCATAGGACTGTCTCCACAGGAAGCCTTAAGGTCCCCATACATTGCTTCTATGGGAGTGTATGCATTTAAGACAAATGTATTGTTGAAGCTTCTAAGGTGGAGTTACCCTACGGCAAATGACTTTGGATCTGAAATCATCCCGGCTGCAGTCAAGGAACAAAATGTACAG GCATATATATTCAGAGACTACTGGGAGGACATTGGAACAATAAAATCATTCTATGATGCTAATTTAGCTCTCACAGACGAG TTTCCGAAGTTTGAATTTTACGATCCCAAGACTCCATTTTACACATCTCCTCGTTTCCTGCCACCCACTAAAATCGATAACTGCAAG ATAAAAGATGCAATAATATCACATGGGTGCTTTCTGCGAGAATGCATTGTTGAACATTCGATAGTCGGTGAACGCTCTCGACTAGACTCTGGTGTCGAACTGAAG GATTCTTTGATGATGGGGGCCGACTACTACCAAACAGAATCGGAGATTGCCTCACTACTGGCACAAGGGAAAGTCCCTATGGGAATCGGAAGAAACACGAAAATCAG GAACTGTATTATTGACAAGAATGCAAGAATTGGGAAAGATGTGATAATCAAGAATAAAGAT GGTGTTCAAGAAGCCGATAGACCAGAGGAAGGCTTCTACATTCGTTCAGGGATCACCATCATTGTTGAGAAGGCAACAATCAGTGATGGAACAGTCATATGA
- the LOC105169909 gene encoding adoMet-dependent rRNA methyltransferase spb1, producing the protein MGKVKGKHRLDKYYHLAKEHGYRSRAAWKLVQLDSKFGFLRSAHSVLDLCAAPGGWMQVSVERVPVGSLVVGVDLDPIRPIRGAISVQEDITEPKCRATVKRIMAENGCRAFDLVLHDGSPNVGGAWAREATSQNALVIDSVKLATELLAPKGTFVTKVFRSQDYTAVLYCLRQLFEKVEVDKPQASRSASAEIYILGLKYKAPAKIDPRLLDVKHLFQGGKEPPKVVDVLRGTKQKRHRDGYEDGDTTLRKLCPASEFIWSEAPLEILGSVSSITFNDPACLPIKDHTLTTEEVKSLCDDLRVLGKQDFKHLLKWRMHMRKALSSSEKAPSVTSIVEHESKEDEDERVLNEMEELTDAMERKKKRAKKILAKRHAKEKARKALGRQMDAVEDGYIDQELFSLSSIKGKKDLVAVDNNEFDDDAGDIRNSESEESHDEAEEDTSSDVDSEEERRRYDEQVEKLLDEAYERFVAKKDGSTKQRKRSKQTYSNDDQLLEDDGDSRLHSDQDSDNDGANHEANPLVVPLLENAPTQEEIAAQWFSQDVFMDEDEHEELDKDDSEDEMQVEAPPVHPRVAGKKMEYSPEGPSSKKSKLQSLQPSKVEDGFEIVPAPATDSSDSSSSDDSDEDGIETKAEILACAKKMLTKKQREEMLDDAYNKYMFHDEGLPKWFLDEEKRHRQPIKPVTKEEVAAMRAQFKEIDARPAKKVAEAKARKKRVAFRKLEKVRKKANSISDQADISDRSKRKMIEQLYKKAAPKKPEREYVVAKKGVQVKTGKGKVLVDRRMKKDARKHGMSKQGKGKKGKQTGKGSRKSSG; encoded by the exons ATGGGGAAAGTGAAGGGAAAGCACCGCTTGGATAAATACTACCACTTAGCCAAAGAACACGGGTACAGATCCCGTGCCGCCTGGAAACTCGTCCAGCTTGACTCCAAATTCGGGTTCCTCCGCTCGGCTCATTCCGTGCTTGACCTTTGCGCCGCCCCTGGAGGATGGATGCAAGTCTCCGTCGAGCGTGTTCCCGTCGGCAGCCTCGTCGTCGGTGTCGACCTCGATCCGATTCGACCCATTCGTGGCGCCATATCGGTGCAGGAAGATATAACTGAGCCTAAGTGTCGAGCTACTGTTAAGAGAATTATGGCGGAGAACGGATGCCGAGCGTTCGATTTGGTGTTGCATGATGGTTCGCCGAATGTTGGTGGTGCATGGGCGAGGGAGGCGACTAGTCAGAATGCGTTGGTTATTGATTCGGTGAAGCTTGCTACTGAGTTGTTAGCTCCGAAAGGAACTTTTGTCACGAAG GTTTTCAGGTCTCAAGATTATACAGCTGTTCTATATTGTCTTCGACAG CTGTTTGAGAAGGTTGAAGTGGACAAACCGCAAGCTAGTCGATCAGCATCTGCTGAAATTTACATTCTGGGTTTGAAGTATAAGGCACCTGCCAAGATTGATCCTCGTCTTCTTGATGTCAAGCATCTCTTCCAAGGAGGAAAAGAACCTCCAAAG GTCGTGGATGTACTCAGAGGAACGAAGCAGAAGAGACACCGTGATGg GTATGAGGATGGAGACACAACATTGAGGAAGTTGTGCCCTGCTTCTGAGTTTATTTGGTCTGAAGCTCCTCTTGAGATCCTTGGTTCTGTCAGTTCTATAACCTTCAATGATCCAGCATGTTTGCCCATAAAAGATCATACTTTAACAACAGAGGAG GTTAAATCACTATGCGATGATCTGCGTGTTTTGGGAAAACAAGATTTTAAGCATCTTCTGAA GTGGCGCATGCATATGAGGAAGGCACTATCTTCTTCAGAGAAAGCTCCTTCTGTTACCAGTATTGTAGAACATGAGAGCaaggaagatgaagatgagCGAGTTCTTAATGAAATGGAAGAGCTGACAGATGCCATGGAACGGAAGAAGAAACGGGCAAAGAAAATTCTAGCAAAAAGGCATGCCAAG GAAAAAGCTCGTAAAGCATTGGGCAGGCAGATGGACGCGGTGGAGGATGGTTACATTGATCAGGAATTATTCTCCTTATCATCCATCAAG GGGAAGAAAGATCTTGTAGCTGTTGACAACAATGAATTTGACGATGATGCTGGTGACATCAGAAACAGTGAAAGTGAAGAAAGCCATGATGAAGCTGAAGAGGACACATCTAGTGATGTGGACTCTGAGGAAGAACGAAGGAG GTATGATGAACAGGTGGAGAAATTACTAGACGAAGCATATGAACGTTTTGTGGCTAAGAAGGATGGGAGTACCAAACAGAGAAAGCGATCAAAGCAAACATACTCAAATGATGATCAACTTTTAGAG GATGATGGTGACAGCAGACTTCACTCTGATCAAGACTCAGACAATGATGGTGCTAATCATGAAGCAAACCCTCTTGTGGTACCACTCTTGGAAAATGCACCCACTCAAGAGGAGATTGCAGCACAATGGTTTAGTCAGGATGTCTTTATGGATGAGGATGAACATGAGGAGTTGGATAAGGATGATAGTGAAGATGAAATGCAGGTGGAGGCACCTCCAGTACATCCAAGAGTCGCGGGGAAGAAAATGGAATATTCTCCTGAAGGACCCAGCAGTAAGAAGAGTAAGTTGCAGTCGTTGCAGCCTTCGAAGGTAGAAGATGGCTTCGAAATAGTTCCTGCTCCTGCAACAGATTCAAGTGATTCATCATCATCCGACGACTCGGATGAAGATGGCATTGAAACGAAAGCAGAAATATTGGCTTGTGCAAAAAAGATGCTGACGAAAAAGCAGAGAGAAGAGATGTTGGATGATGCTTACAACAAGTATATGTTTCATGATGAGGGATTGCCTAAGTGGTTTCTGGATGAGGAAAAGAGGCATCGCCAGCCAATTAAGCCTGTGACAAAAGAGGAGGTAGCTGCAATGAGAGcacaatttaaagaaattgatgCTCGGCCTGCTAAGAAGGTGGCAGAAGCCAAAGCCCGAAAGAAACGGGTTGCCTTCAGGAAACTAGAGAAGGTCAGGAAAAAGGCAAATTCAATATCCGACCAGGCAGATATCTCTGATCGCTCTAAGAGGAAAATGATCGAACAGCTGTATAAGAAGGCAGCACCAAAAAAACCAGAAAGGGAATATGTGGTCGCAAAGAAAGGAGTCCAAGTCAAGACTGGGAAGGGGAAAGTGCTTGTTGATCGACGAATGAAGAAAGATGCCAGGAAGCATGGAATGAGCAAAcaagggaaagggaagaagGGAAAGCAGACAGGCAAAGGATCAAGGAAGAGTTCAGGG
- the LOC105169660 gene encoding uncharacterized protein LOC105169660 — MDSFKFHDIKLEKANAISRYHRIQRITTLFRFLELFLFLIILSRFSTQFSFPFTTISCTQYFRGISSGTLISPLFVFILGNAIVILLLFISAQFPGKKGDKTTDFYDEYVQKCRGNQQTFIKEGEKASNAYKNVSVCFDEKKMSRSQSQNLERAVHGEERRRDLRRSMSENCRKSVHSGRKAAAPMSSYAEDRMSSEEFRRTVEAFIARQQKFLREEEDFSAVVSI; from the coding sequence atggATTCATTCAAGTTTCACGACATAAAACTCGAGAAAGCAAACGCCATCTCAAGGTACCACAGGATTCAGAGAATCACGACTTTGTTTCGATTCCTGGAGCTGTTTCTCTTCCTCATCATCCTCTCCAGGTTTTCCACTcagttttcttttcctttcaccACCATCTCCTGCACCCAATATTTCCGGGGAATCTCGTCAGGAACCCTCATCAGCCCGCTCTTCGTCTTCATACTCGGGAACGCCATTGTGATTCTTCTCTTGTTCATATCGGCCCAATTTCCGGGGAAAAAGGGTGATAAAACCACTGATTTTTACGATGAGTACGTGCAAAAATGTCGAGGGAATCAGCAAACGTTCATCAAAGAGGGGGAGAAAGCATCGAACGCTTACAAAAACGTGAGTGTTTGTTTTGATGAAAAGAAGATGAGCAGAAGCCAGTCCCAGAATCTTGAGAGGGCGGTGCATGGAGAGGAGCGCCGCCGCGACCTGAGGCGAAGCATGAGTGAGAATTGCCGGAAAAGTGTCCATTCTGGGAGGAAGGCGGCAGCTCCCATGTCTTCCTACGCAGAGGATCGGATGAGCAGCGAAGAGTTCCGACGGACGGTGGAGGCGTTTATCGCCCGACAGCAGAAGTTTTTgagggaagaagaagattt
- the LOC105169656 gene encoding uncharacterized protein LOC105169656, with protein MSDAVMKPVKDTNGRSRQIMQSYQSVWMAHWMRSSCYAPIEMSNHDASGSEELDCATRVDNLTNEFDVSRPVKGLGVIENKTFEVVDEGPEMGCKSLRNEISRSSVFRCVQDTDDIRACRPVFAHKLERGKAVDHKSGIQFLPFVHSIPAENEISSRGCRSLGEGSSRKPPQWMETHSNRNDSCFAIPKFLQERLVESSSDIVPYIEKYKFDKEKAAMSPMINEYAVVSKQLTNTCLRKLEHEHCHEHNQSADLVCQTKMDCCSKNTCYGEGDMCDSDLSTFGRDWFPKVQKCTGISLFPTQYTGSEKIETRKSKNDCYPPQKLQSCVHDVESRFYTSVDSVEGTTGSCPTCSQTIHSMLITKKTDVNLSKGNDIFERTRAATKFDGNMSTDRHLLSPFCGQCKPVKLQTLGHCICSEAKENVGDVKASKVTTENESPVEMDTIDMDSFKENNSWTNLGSGSFSTTAIKDTNKDASLPPHLGVPSSSKAGCQQLTIWQPDINLELPALLGGASSSENTFTDFSETQSLEMERFSLHVEQHKRKSTLSVDDYPHADPGNIMVKRLKLSSSNYDHGTKSSNLAQNSSHGKMGEFFTRILKSSITSSEPNSNKHHSEESLLSDKSRDFVRKDNDITQDPINKDKSLLLSHTWIQRWLRDGPKMTERKPETVVVPELPKLRLAQKNLQKKQCPSIAAMALMRKAITGLQPCELQKRGPFTIWNTKGF; from the exons ATGTCTGATGCAGTCATGAAGCCAGTTAAGGATACTAATGGGAGGAGTAGACAGATTATGCAATCTTACCAATCTGTTTGGATGGCTCACTGGATGAGGTCAAGCTGTTATGCACCAATAGAAATGTCCAATCATGATGCTTCTGGAAGTGAGGAACTTGATTGTGCTACTAGGGTCGATAACTTAACAAATGAGTTTGATGTTTCAAGACCAGTCAAAGGACTTGGAGTGATTGAGAATAAAACTTTTGAGGTTGTAGATGAGGGTCCAGAAATGGGCTGCAAAAGCCTGAGAAATGAGATATCACGCAGTTCTGTGTTCAGATGTGTTCAAGACACTGATGACATACGAGCATGTAGGCCTGTGTTTGCTCACAAACTTGAGCGTGGTAAAGCTGTTGATCATAAAAGTGGGATTCAGTTTCTTCCCTTTGTTCACAGCATTCCAGCTGAGAATGAAATTTCCTCCCGAGGATGCCGTTCGCTGGGAGAAGGCAGTTCGAGGAAGCCTCCTCAGTGGATGGAAACTCATTCCAACAGGAATGATAGCTGCTTTGCAATACCAAAATTTTTGCAGGAAAGACTTGTAGAATCATCATCAGATATTGTGccatatattgaaaaatataagtttgaCAAAGAAAAAGCTGCCATGTCTCCAATGATTAATGAATATGCTGTTGTTTCCAAGCAACTGACTAATACATGCCTGAGAAAGCTAGAGCATGAACATTGTCATGAGCACAACCAGTCAGCTGATTTAGTTTGTCAGACAAAAATGGACTGCTGCTCCAAGAATACATGTTATGGGGAGGGTGATATGTGTGATTCTGACCTGTCAACATTTGGTCGGGACTGGTTCCCAAAGGTGCAGAAATGTACAGGTATCAGTCTGTTTCCAACTCAGTACACTGGTTCagagaaaattgaaacaaGGAAATCCAAAAATGATTGTTACCCTCCACAGAAGTTGCAGAGTTGTGTTCATGATGTTGAGTCAAGATTTTACACCAGTGTGGATTCTGTAGAAGGAACAACAGGAAGTTGTCCCACGTGTTCTCAGACAATTCACAGCATGTTAATCACAAAAAAGACTGATGTCAATCTGTCAAAaggaaatgatatttttgaacGTACAAGAGCTGCTACCAAATTTGATGGAAATATGTCTACTGATCGTCATCTCCTGTCGCCATTTTGTGGTCAGTGTAAGCCAGTGAAACTTCAGACTCTGGGTCATTGCATCTGTAgtgaagcaaaagaaaatgtcGGAGATGTCAAGGCTTCTAAAGTTACTACAGAAAATGAATCACCAGTTGAGATGGACACCATAGACATGGATTCTTTTAAGGAGAATAACTCATGGACAAACCTGGGTTCTG GCTCATTTTCTACCACAGCAATTAAG GACACCAATAAGGATGCAAGTTTGCCCCCTCATTTAGGTGTTCCTTCCTCAAGCAAAGCTGGATGTCAACAGCTGACAATCTGGCAACCTGATATCAACTTGGAGCTTCCAGCCTTACTAGGTGGGGCAAGTTCGTCTGAGAACACATTCACTGACTTCTCAGAGACTCAGAGTTTGGAGATGGAAAGGTTTTCGTTGCATGTTGAGCAGCACAAAAGAAAGTCCACTCTCAGCGTGGATGACTATCCGCACGCAGATCCAGGTAACATAATGGTTAAGCGCCTCAAGCTGAGCTCTTCAAACTATGATCATGGCACAAAGAGCTCAAATCTGGCTCAAAACTCATCTCATGGAAAAATGGGTGAGTTTTTTACCAGAATTCTGAAAAGCAGCATCACTAGCTCAgaaccaaattcaaataagcATCATAGTGAAGAATCATTGCTGTCAGATAAGAGTAGGGACTTCGTAAGGAAAGACAATGACATTACCCAGGACCCAATAAACAAGGACAAGAGCTTATTGCTGTCACATACTTGGATACAAAGATGGCTGAGGGATGGACCAAAAATGACCGAAAGGAAACCTGAAACAGTGGTGGTTCCTGAgctaccaaaattgagattagCACAGAAGAACCTCCAAAAGAAACAGTGTCCCAGCATTGCAGCTATGGCACTGATGCGAAAGGCTATCACTGGTTTGCAACCATGTGAGCTCCAGAAGAGGGGCCCTTTCACTATATGGAACACAAAAGGCTTCTGA
- the LOC105169654 gene encoding protein RER1A — protein MEGVGGDGTSTATAALNQRRHEVSKLFQYYLDKSTPHALYRWIGTFLLMCLYALRVYYVQGFYIVTYGLGIYILNLLIGFLSPLVDPELEPTDGPLLPTKGSDEFKPFIRRLPEFKFWYAITKAFCVAFVMTFFSMFDVPVFWPILLCYWLVLFVLTMKRQIMHMIKYKYIPFNIGKQKYRGKKPASSASSPRAD, from the exons ATGGAGGGGGTTGGAGGTGATGGTACCTCAACAGCAACTGCGGCATTGAACCAACGGAGGCATGAAGTGTCGAAGCTTTTCCAGTATTATTTAGATAAATCTACTCCACATGCTCTTTATCGGTGGATTGgaacttttcttttgatgTGCCTTTATGCCCTGAGGGTCTACTATGTTCAGGGATTCTACATTGTGACCTATGGTTTGGGTATCTACATTCTGAATCTGCTCATTGGGTTTTTGTCACCTCTTGTTGACCCGGAGCTGGAACCGACAGATGGACCTCTGCTGCCAACAAAGGGCTCAGATGAATTTAAGCCCTTCATTCGTCGTCTCCCTGAGTTCAAATTCTG GTATGCCATCACTAAGGCATTCTGTGTGGCATTTGTGATGACCTTCTTTTCCATGTTTGATGTCCCAGTATTTTGGCCTATACTGTTGTGTTACTGGCTTGTTCTTTTTGTACTGACAATGAAGCGTCAAATCATGCATATGATTAAGTACAAATACATCCCATTCAACATTGGGAAGCAG AAGTACAGAGGTAAAAAACCTGCTTCCAGTGCCAGCAGCCCCCGAGCTGACTGA
- the LOC105169659 gene encoding 40S ribosomal protein S25 has protein sequence MAPKKDKAPPPSSKPAKSGGGKQKKKKWSKGKQKEKVNNMVLFDKATYDKLLSEAPKYKLITPSVLSDRLRISGSLARKAIRELMARGLIRMVSAHASQQIYTRATNT, from the exons ATG GCACCGAAGAAGGATAAAGCTCCTCCCCCATCATCCAAGCCGGCGAAATCCGGTGGCggcaagcagaagaagaag AAGTGGAGCAAGGGAAAGCAAAAGGAGAAGGTGAACAACATGGTGCTGTTTGATAAGGCAACCTACGACAAGTTGCTCTCCGAGGCACCTAAATACAAGCTCATCACTCCTTCCGTTCTGTCCGATCGTCTCAGG ATCAGTGGATCACTGGCCAGGAAAGCAATTAGGGAGCTTATGGCTAGGGGTTTGATCAGAATGGTGTCAGCTCATGCAAGCCAGCAGATATACACCAGGGCCACTAACACCTAG